A section of the Rummeliibacillus pycnus genome encodes:
- a CDS encoding YybH family protein — MTHEIKEIIKKCDLAIKNADFDLLMNYYTEDAILVVKPGMIAKGKEEIRKAFIAIANYFNNSIEPSQGDMIILEAEDTALVISQTLLDSDKKDSGYSMDRRATYVFRKNLSGEWLCAIDNSYGTDLLNK, encoded by the coding sequence ATGACTCATGAAATCAAAGAGATCATCAAGAAATGTGATTTAGCGATTAAGAACGCAGATTTTGATTTGCTAATGAATTACTACACTGAAGATGCTATTCTGGTCGTTAAGCCAGGAATGATTGCTAAAGGAAAAGAAGAAATTAGAAAAGCTTTTATCGCAATAGCAAACTATTTCAATAATAGTATAGAACCATCACAAGGAGACATGATTATTTTAGAAGCAGAAGATACTGCACTAGTTATTTCACAAACATTGTTAGATTCCGATAAAAAGGATTCAGGATACTCCATGGATAGAAGAGCAACTTATGTGTTTAGAAAGAATTTGAGTGGAGAATGGCTCTGTGCGATAGATAATTCTTATGGTACAGATTTACTTAATAAATAA